A stretch of the Polaribacter pacificus genome encodes the following:
- a CDS encoding glycosyltransferase: MKFGIITHVEHKIKGKDLFAYEPYVREMNLWAKYVDEIIILAPKSKEKKITNIETPYRHSKIKFIEIPSFNLTTFNNSLISLKVIPKICIQIYKVMKSADHIHLRCPGNIGLLGCFVQIFFPSKPKTVKYAGNWDPKSKQPLSYRLQKWILSNTFLTKNCKVLIYGEWKNQSKNSIPFFTASYSDNEIIAIEAKNFKSKIRLLFVGNFSIGKQPLLTVKVAEILINKGYDIQLDMFGDGARFNIVKEYILKNKLSENVLLHGNQPKEVVKKAFQESHFLVFISKSEGWPKVVAEAMFWGCLPIASKVSCVPFMLGEGERGSIVNEDLEEIVFELETYINQKNRYLEKVVSAKKWSQKFTLEKFEKEIKNFL; this comes from the coding sequence ATGAAATTTGGAATTATAACACATGTAGAGCATAAAATAAAAGGCAAAGATCTATTTGCTTATGAACCTTATGTAAGAGAAATGAATTTATGGGCAAAATATGTCGATGAAATTATAATTCTAGCACCAAAATCAAAAGAAAAAAAAATAACAAATATTGAAACACCATATAGGCATTCAAAAATAAAATTTATTGAGATTCCGAGTTTTAACTTAACAACTTTTAACAATAGTCTTATATCACTTAAAGTAATTCCAAAAATTTGTATTCAAATTTATAAAGTGATGAAATCAGCAGATCACATTCATTTGCGTTGCCCAGGAAATATAGGTTTATTAGGTTGTTTTGTTCAAATATTTTTTCCGTCAAAACCAAAAACAGTAAAATATGCTGGTAATTGGGATCCAAAAAGCAAACAACCGCTAAGTTATAGACTTCAAAAGTGGATTTTATCAAATACTTTTTTAACTAAAAATTGTAAGGTTTTGATCTATGGAGAATGGAAAAATCAGTCTAAAAATAGTATTCCTTTTTTTACAGCATCTTACTCAGATAATGAAATTATAGCTATTGAAGCTAAAAATTTTAAGAGTAAGATTAGATTGTTATTTGTTGGTAATTTTAGTATTGGTAAACAGCCATTATTAACTGTTAAGGTTGCAGAAATACTAATAAATAAAGGGTATGACATTCAGTTAGATATGTTTGGTGATGGAGCAAGATTTAATATTGTTAAAGAGTATATTTTAAAAAATAAATTGAGTGAAAATGTTCTATTACATGGCAATCAGCCAAAAGAAGTTGTAAAAAAGGCTTTTCAAGAAAGTCATTTTTTAGTTTTCATTTCTAAATCAGAAGGTTGGCCAAAAGTGGTTGCAGAAGCCATGTTTTGGGGTTGCTTGCCAATTGCATCAAAAGTTTCTTGTGTTCCATTTATGTTAGGAGAAGGAGAAAGAGGAAGTATTGTAAATGAAGATTTAGAAGAAATTGTTTTTGAATTAGAGACATACATAAATCAAAAAAATAGGTATCTTGAAAAAGTAGTGAGTGCAAAAAAATGGTCTCAGAAATTTACCTTAGAAAAATTTGAAAAAGAAATTAAAAACTTTTTGTAA
- a CDS encoding glycosyltransferase family 4 protein, which yields MHICFLTHEFPTKNLNGGGIGSFVKFLGEKLVENDIVVSVIGFYNVPSEQLESVDGISVYRLPRSRWKFARFYDNTKRLLKKIDEINEINTIDIVEGSELNFAFFSKKTPYKKIIRLHGGHHFFAKELGKKPALWRGYQEKASFSRADGFIAVSNYVGTQTKKYLNLNFKFTTIYNSVDFTKFKRNTSTKLKKNTLLFVGTICEKKGVRQLVQAIPMIKKQFPDVVLNIIGRDWKFLDGSSYIEYLKSFVLQEDKESIHIIGPKPHSEIPLYIAEADVCVYPSHMEAMPIAWIEALVMGKKVVASRIGPALELIKDKETALLVDPYSSEDIANKIIEVLSNAKEAQIRADNSSKDMLLRFNPEEIVFQNINFYKSML from the coding sequence ATGCACATCTGCTTCTTAACACATGAATTTCCTACAAAAAATTTGAACGGTGGAGGAATCGGTTCTTTCGTTAAGTTTTTAGGAGAAAAACTAGTTGAGAATGACATCGTGGTTTCTGTAATTGGTTTTTACAATGTGCCCTCAGAACAATTAGAGAGCGTTGATGGAATTAGTGTTTATAGGTTGCCAAGGTCTCGATGGAAGTTTGCGAGGTTTTATGATAACACAAAACGTCTTTTAAAAAAGATAGACGAAATAAATGAGATTAATACAATAGATATTGTTGAAGGTAGTGAATTAAATTTTGCTTTTTTTTCTAAAAAAACACCCTATAAAAAAATAATTAGATTACATGGCGGACATCATTTTTTTGCAAAAGAATTAGGAAAAAAACCAGCTCTTTGGAGAGGGTATCAGGAAAAAGCATCCTTTTCCAGGGCGGATGGTTTTATTGCGGTTAGTAATTATGTAGGAACTCAAACAAAAAAATATTTAAATTTAAATTTTAAATTCACAACCATCTATAATTCAGTAGATTTTACAAAGTTTAAACGGAATACTTCTACTAAACTTAAAAAGAATACTTTATTGTTTGTTGGCACTATTTGTGAAAAAAAGGGAGTTCGACAGTTGGTGCAAGCAATTCCAATGATAAAAAAACAATTTCCAGATGTTGTTTTAAATATCATAGGTAGAGATTGGAAGTTTCTAGACGGAAGTTCATACATAGAATATTTAAAAAGTTTTGTTTTACAAGAAGATAAAGAATCTATACATATAATTGGACCAAAACCTCATTCAGAAATACCTTTATATATAGCAGAGGCTGATGTTTGTGTATATCCATCTCATATGGAAGCAATGCCAATCGCATGGATTGAGGCGTTGGTAATGGGGAAAAAAGTTGTTGCCAGTCGAATAGGTCCAGCATTAGAGCTTATTAAAGACAAAGAAACAGCTTTGTTAGTAGATCCGTATTCTTCAGAGGATATTGCCAATAAAATTATTGAGGTGTTAAGCAATGCTAAAGAAGCCCAAATAAGAGCAGACAATTCAAGTAAAGATATGTTGCTAAGGTTTAACCCAGAAGAGATCGTATTTCAAAATATTAATTTTTATAAATCTATGTTATAA
- the asnB gene encoding asparagine synthase (glutamine-hydrolyzing), producing the protein MCGISGIIGSGFNRDLLSKMIEIQQHRGPDSSGEYVRDGACLGHNRLSIIDLSEAANQPFFDTTERYIIVFNGEIYNYLELKSELEYNFKTNSDTEVLLAAYIKWGKDCLHKLNGMFSFAIWDSTEKKLFAARDRFGVKPLYYHHSEETFYFASEIKTLHAAGVQKAPNEKVWASYFVYGSYGMPNETFWKDIHQLPGGHWLEFENNQIKIEKWYVFEEEIKKYQKKKSYDAVKSEYTALLKDSIELRFRSDVPVGFNVSGGLDSSALLAFVNLLGKEKSNINAYTFFTNDKRYDELPWVEEMISLTKNPLKRVLLQAKEVKELAKKINSYQDEPYGGLPTLAYSKIFQKAREDGVLVLLDGQGMDEQWAGYDYYVKKTGSLIQGVNRSPFRKNVLSDYLINLAEKPAYPKPFEDDLLNLQFRDLFYTKIPRALRFNDRISMTYGTELREPFLDYRLVELAFSQPIEYKIKAGVQKSMLREIVSEYLSDSISYAPKRPLQTPQREWLCKELKDFVWQEINDIEHSKFANWFDIKSLKQEYNSFLEGDNDSSFHIWQWINFNMLNK; encoded by the coding sequence ATGTGTGGTATTTCTGGGATAATAGGCAGTGGTTTTAATCGTGATTTACTATCGAAAATGATAGAAATCCAACAGCATAGAGGACCAGATAGTTCTGGTGAATATGTTAGGGATGGAGCCTGCTTGGGCCATAATAGATTGTCAATAATAGACCTGTCAGAAGCAGCCAATCAGCCTTTTTTTGATACTACAGAGCGATACATAATCGTTTTTAATGGTGAAATTTATAACTATTTAGAATTAAAATCAGAATTAGAGTACAATTTTAAAACGAATTCAGATACAGAAGTTCTTTTAGCGGCCTATATTAAATGGGGAAAAGATTGTTTACATAAATTAAATGGAATGTTTTCGTTTGCAATTTGGGATTCAACCGAGAAAAAACTTTTTGCTGCTCGAGATAGATTTGGTGTAAAACCTCTTTATTATCACCACTCAGAAGAAACTTTCTACTTTGCTTCAGAAATCAAAACATTACATGCTGCTGGTGTTCAAAAAGCACCAAATGAAAAAGTTTGGGCAAGTTATTTTGTTTATGGAAGTTATGGAATGCCCAACGAAACTTTTTGGAAAGATATACATCAATTACCAGGAGGTCACTGGTTAGAATTTGAGAACAATCAAATTAAAATTGAAAAGTGGTACGTATTTGAAGAAGAAATAAAAAAGTATCAAAAAAAGAAAAGTTATGATGCCGTAAAATCTGAATACACAGCTCTGTTAAAAGATAGCATAGAACTAAGGTTTCGATCAGATGTTCCTGTCGGGTTTAATGTGAGTGGGGGCTTGGATAGCTCGGCTCTTTTAGCTTTTGTAAATCTACTTGGCAAGGAAAAAAGCAACATTAATGCCTATACATTTTTTACAAATGATAAACGTTATGATGAGCTTCCTTGGGTAGAAGAAATGATTTCACTCACAAAAAATCCACTAAAAAGGGTTTTATTACAAGCAAAAGAAGTTAAGGAATTAGCAAAAAAAATAAACAGTTATCAAGATGAACCTTATGGAGGCTTACCAACCTTAGCCTATTCAAAAATATTCCAAAAAGCAAGAGAGGATGGTGTTTTGGTTTTGTTAGACGGTCAAGGAATGGATGAGCAATGGGCAGGCTATGATTATTATGTAAAAAAAACAGGAAGTTTAATTCAAGGCGTCAACAGATCTCCATTTCGTAAAAATGTCCTTTCAGATTATCTAATAAACCTAGCTGAAAAACCAGCGTATCCTAAACCATTTGAGGATGATTTGTTAAATTTACAATTTAGAGATTTATTTTACACAAAAATCCCTAGAGCTTTAAGGTTTAATGATCGAATATCGATGACTTATGGTACTGAATTAAGGGAGCCTTTCTTAGATTATAGATTGGTAGAGTTGGCTTTTTCTCAACCAATTGAGTATAAAATTAAGGCTGGAGTTCAAAAAAGCATGTTACGAGAAATCGTATCAGAGTATTTAAGTGACTCAATCAGTTACGCACCAAAAAGACCCCTACAAACACCCCAAAGAGAATGGTTATGTAAAGAATTAAAAGACTTTGTATGGCAAGAAATAAATGATATTGAACATTCAAAATTTGCAAACTGGTTTGATATTAAATCATTGAAGCAAGAATACAATAGCTTTTTAGAAGGAGATAATGATTCAAGCTTTCATATCTGGCAATGGATAAATTTTAATATGTTGAATAAATAA
- a CDS encoding glycosyltransferase family 4 protein has protein sequence MTKSVLYIGNNLSKKSGYPTTLETLSDRLVQEGYKLYKFSDKENKLIRLLDMCWAVIRLRKDIDYVMIDTFSTTNFYFSWLTSQIARLYKLRYIPILHGGNLPQRLDKSPRLSKQLFQNSYMNIAPSNYLKYEFEQRGFQAELIPNIVEVEQLKFKHRKNLTPSLLWVRSFRTLYNPMMAIEVLHHLTKEYPKARLCMVGPVNDSSFDLVLELVKKYDLKNNVEFTGILSKEDWFKKAEEFDFFINTTNFDNTPISILEAMGLGLVIVSTNAGGMPYLIENGHDGVLVDKGDSEQMAAEIIKLIRGEKLEISVNAREKVMRFGWGFIRNQWIKVLR, from the coding sequence ATGACTAAGTCTGTTTTGTACATTGGTAATAATTTGTCAAAAAAATCTGGTTACCCAACCACTCTAGAGACCTTGAGTGATCGCCTTGTTCAAGAAGGTTATAAACTTTATAAGTTTTCTGACAAGGAGAATAAGTTGATTCGACTTTTGGATATGTGTTGGGCAGTTATAAGACTTCGGAAAGATATTGATTATGTAATGATAGATACCTTTAGTACCACAAATTTTTATTTTTCTTGGCTAACTTCGCAAATTGCTCGTTTGTATAAATTGAGGTACATCCCTATATTACATGGAGGAAATTTACCACAAAGATTGGATAAAAGCCCAAGGCTTTCTAAGCAACTTTTTCAAAATTCATACATGAATATTGCTCCATCTAATTATTTAAAATATGAATTTGAGCAAAGAGGCTTTCAAGCAGAATTGATACCAAATATAGTAGAAGTTGAACAATTAAAATTTAAACATAGAAAGAATTTGACTCCAAGTTTGTTGTGGGTTAGGTCTTTTAGAACGCTGTACAATCCCATGATGGCAATTGAGGTTTTACATCATCTAACTAAGGAGTACCCTAAAGCAAGACTTTGTATGGTTGGACCAGTAAACGATAGTTCTTTTGACTTAGTTTTAGAATTAGTTAAAAAATATGATTTAAAAAATAATGTTGAATTTACTGGAATTTTATCTAAAGAAGATTGGTTTAAAAAAGCTGAAGAATTTGATTTTTTTATTAATACAACAAATTTTGATAACACACCCATTAGTATTCTAGAGGCAATGGGACTTGGTTTAGTTATTGTAAGCACCAATGCAGGAGGTATGCCATATTTAATTGAAAATGGTCATGATGGAGTATTAGTAGATAAAGGAGATTCAGAACAAATGGCTGCAGAAATCATAAAATTAATAAGAGGCGAGAAGTTAGAGATTAGTGTAAATGCAAGAGAGAAAGTAATGCGATTTGGTTGGGGTTTTATTAGAAATCAATGGATAAAAGTTTTGCGTTAA
- a CDS encoding O-antigen ligase family protein: MFNYISNNRLFFIVAHLIIGYLATFDVFAKPFGFTTIIVGILVVLFTSNKNEEAFKASCYIVGVGVFARMISGFPTYEAGKYAIMIFLILGVFVGEVKQKFSLSFVFYLLLLLLGIVLTEVPVGESIRKAIAFNLTGPFLLGISALYFFKRVMTIEQVYQGLFIMLLPLFSLVTYLYFVTPNLEDIIFGGGANFDTSGGFGPNQVATAIGIGIFIIAINILTKRKITGFIALDIIFLMYFIYRGLLTFSRGGILTGAAAILVFAFFYILNQKASFKLLVRYSGVTIFALIGIWLYTSNVTGGMLYNRYAGKNALGVKKKDITSGRALLLQEQMSSFIYNPMGIGVGNGKYKRELSEKSVTAASHNEIGRLLEEHGLIGLILLILLLFIPLENIWFSNNYQRAFLISFYVFWFFTINHSAMRIAFSGFVYALSLIKIQISEDD; this comes from the coding sequence ATGTTTAATTATATATCAAATAACAGATTATTTTTTATTGTTGCCCACCTAATTATTGGGTATTTGGCTACTTTCGATGTTTTTGCAAAACCATTTGGGTTTACTACAATTATAGTAGGGATTTTGGTGGTTCTTTTCACGTCCAACAAAAACGAAGAAGCATTTAAAGCATCATGCTATATTGTTGGAGTAGGTGTTTTTGCCAGGATGATTAGTGGGTTTCCAACCTATGAAGCGGGTAAATATGCCATTATGATTTTTTTAATTCTCGGTGTATTTGTGGGTGAAGTTAAACAGAAGTTTTCTTTATCATTTGTTTTTTATTTACTTTTATTACTCTTGGGGATTGTTTTAACCGAAGTTCCTGTAGGAGAGTCTATTAGAAAAGCAATTGCATTTAATTTAACAGGTCCATTTTTATTAGGTATATCGGCTCTTTATTTTTTTAAGAGAGTGATGACAATAGAACAAGTTTACCAAGGGCTTTTCATAATGTTATTACCTCTTTTTTCTTTAGTCACTTATCTTTATTTTGTAACACCAAATTTAGAGGATATCATTTTTGGAGGGGGAGCTAATTTTGATACTTCTGGAGGTTTTGGTCCTAATCAAGTCGCAACAGCTATTGGAATTGGAATCTTTATTATTGCGATTAATATTCTGACTAAAAGAAAAATCACTGGGTTTATTGCTTTAGATATTATTTTTTTAATGTATTTTATTTACCGAGGATTATTAACTTTTTCTCGTGGTGGAATATTGACAGGAGCTGCAGCCATATTGGTTTTTGCCTTTTTTTATATCTTAAATCAAAAGGCTTCTTTTAAATTGTTAGTTAGGTATTCTGGAGTGACAATTTTTGCTTTAATTGGAATTTGGTTATACACTTCAAATGTAACGGGAGGGATGCTTTATAATAGATACGCAGGAAAGAATGCATTAGGAGTAAAGAAGAAAGATATAACATCAGGTAGAGCTCTTTTATTACAAGAACAAATGTCAAGTTTTATCTATAACCCTATGGGTATTGGTGTTGGAAATGGTAAATATAAAAGAGAGTTAAGTGAGAAAAGCGTAACTGCGGCTTCTCATAATGAAATAGGTAGATTGTTGGAAGAACACGGTTTAATCGGTCTGATATTATTAATTCTTTTACTTTTTATTCCATTAGAAAATATTTGGTTTTCAAATAATTATCAGCGTGCTTTTTTAATCTCATTTTATGTTTTTTGGTTTTTCACAATAAATCATTCTGCAATGCGGATTGCCTTTTCAGGTTTTGTATACGCGCTTAGTCTAATTAAAATTCAAATAAGTGAAGATGACTAA
- a CDS encoding cytidylyltransferase domain-containing protein, with product MKILAIIPARGGSKGVPRKNIKLLNGKPLLEYTAKVALKSSLLSKVIVSTDDDEIISVAKKLELEVPFKRPIDLAADTSSSLSVILHALAYFESKSIYFDAVCLLQVTSPFRTVEFLDAAIQKFINSDADSLVSVQEVPHEYNPHWTFELDKNQHLKIATGESTIISRRQDLPIAYHRDGSIYITKTNILKEQNSLFGNKIAHLVSPKEFYVNIDTMDDWSKAEVMVKRLKL from the coding sequence ATGAAAATTTTAGCAATCATACCCGCAAGAGGAGGTTCTAAAGGGGTTCCAAGAAAGAATATTAAATTATTAAATGGCAAGCCTTTATTAGAATACACAGCTAAGGTTGCGTTAAAATCTAGCTTGTTATCTAAAGTGATTGTAAGTACAGATGATGATGAAATTATTTCTGTAGCAAAAAAGTTAGAATTAGAAGTCCCTTTTAAAAGACCTATAGATTTAGCTGCAGATACTTCATCTTCTTTATCTGTTATTCTTCATGCTTTAGCGTATTTTGAATCTAAAAGTATCTATTTTGATGCGGTCTGTTTACTACAAGTAACGAGTCCTTTTAGAACCGTCGAATTCTTGGATGCAGCAATCCAAAAATTTATAAATAGCGATGCAGATTCATTAGTGTCTGTACAAGAGGTACCACATGAATACAATCCACATTGGACTTTTGAATTAGATAAAAATCAACATTTAAAAATTGCGACTGGGGAATCTACAATTATAAGTCGAAGGCAAGACTTGCCAATTGCATACCATAGAGATGGAAGTATTTATATTACGAAAACAAACATATTAAAAGAACAAAATTCTTTATTTGGAAATAAAATAGCACACTTGGTTTCACCAAAAGAGTTTTATGTCAATATCGATACGATGGATGATTGGAGTAAAGCAGAAGTAATGGTAAAGCGTTTAAAATTGTAA
- a CDS encoding glycosyltransferase, translated as MNKIAVIQIIDSLSAGGAEVLAVNIANELAKNDDVHSYLCTTREEGILKKQLSDKVSYLFLKRKKTIDLSSIYTLRRFIKKNNIQIIHAHSSSLLIAVFVKLSFPKIKIVWHDHYGKNLSKRPLFPVKQASFFINHIFAVNYQLLSWDSKNLFCKKITVLNNFPSFNNENLQTNLFGNHGKRIVCMAAFRPQKDHINLLEAFRIFNEDYPDWSLHLIGNDHEDAYSLMLKNYIKINNLVNKVYIYGVKSDIKHILSQASLGVLSSKSEGLPIALLEYGLAHLPVLVTDVGACSLVVKKKEALVPPENSELFAKSLVKLISNQGLLNEVADNLSKEVNKKYNKKSIIKEVIRVYKIYV; from the coding sequence TTGAATAAAATTGCTGTCATACAAATTATTGATTCACTCAGTGCGGGAGGGGCTGAAGTCTTGGCTGTCAATATAGCAAATGAGTTGGCTAAAAATGATGATGTGCATTCTTATTTATGCACAACTAGGGAAGAGGGCATTTTAAAAAAACAGCTGTCAGACAAAGTCTCCTACTTATTTTTAAAGCGTAAAAAGACGATAGATTTATCCTCAATTTATACATTACGACGATTTATAAAGAAGAATAATATTCAAATTATACACGCACATTCTTCTTCACTTTTAATAGCTGTTTTTGTTAAGCTTAGCTTTCCGAAAATTAAAATAGTATGGCATGATCATTATGGCAAAAATCTAAGTAAGCGTCCTTTATTTCCTGTAAAGCAAGCTTCTTTTTTTATAAATCATATTTTTGCTGTTAATTATCAGCTTTTGAGTTGGGATTCTAAAAACCTCTTTTGTAAAAAAATAACTGTTCTGAATAATTTTCCATCATTTAATAATGAAAACCTACAAACAAACTTGTTTGGTAATCATGGAAAAAGAATTGTTTGTATGGCTGCTTTTAGACCTCAAAAAGATCATATAAATTTATTAGAGGCTTTTCGTATTTTTAACGAAGATTACCCCGATTGGTCACTTCACTTGATAGGTAATGATCATGAAGATGCATACTCTTTGATGTTAAAGAACTACATCAAAATTAATAACCTTGTAAATAAAGTGTATATATATGGAGTTAAATCAGATATTAAGCATATTTTGTCACAAGCAAGTTTAGGTGTTTTATCATCAAAATCAGAAGGCCTTCCTATTGCTCTTTTAGAGTATGGATTGGCCCATTTACCAGTTCTGGTTACTGATGTTGGAGCTTGTTCACTTGTCGTAAAGAAAAAGGAGGCTTTGGTGCCTCCAGAAAACAGTGAATTATTTGCAAAATCTTTGGTAAAATTGATAAGCAATCAAGGCCTTTTAAATGAAGTTGCAGATAATCTCTCTAAAGAAGTGAATAAAAAATACAATAAAAAATCTATAATCAAGGAAGTGATTAGAGTCTATAAAATTTATGTTTAA
- the neuC gene encoding UDP-N-acetylglucosamine 2-epimerase: MKKICVVVTARPSYSRIKTALTAIQKHPKLELQLVIAGSALLGRYGNAIDFIEKDGFEIAEKVFMVLEGENPTSMAKTTGLGVMELANVFYKLQPDAVVTIADRFETIATSIAASYQNIPLIHIQGGEVTGNIDEKVRHANTKLADLHLVASEDAKERVLKMGENPEMVFNTGCPSIDLAKEIKENPKLDFNPIEKYGGVGEVIDWKNGYLVVMQHPVTTEYTSARQDVLKTLEAIHELNIPTFWFWPNVDAGSDGTSNGIRYFRETVKPKNIHFFKNMEPNDFLRLLVNSKCLVGNSSVGIRECSYLGVPVVNIGTRQNRRQRGSNVLDTIYDKNEIIKAIENRISSKSIVSSTIYGDGNSGEMIADVLAETNLTFHKTIMY, from the coding sequence ATGAAAAAAATATGCGTAGTAGTTACTGCAAGACCTTCTTATAGTAGAATAAAGACTGCATTAACAGCAATACAAAAACATCCCAAATTAGAATTACAATTGGTCATTGCAGGTTCTGCATTGCTTGGTCGTTACGGTAATGCTATTGATTTTATAGAAAAAGATGGTTTTGAGATAGCTGAGAAAGTTTTTATGGTCTTAGAAGGTGAAAACCCTACTTCAATGGCAAAAACAACAGGTTTAGGGGTTATGGAGTTAGCAAATGTTTTTTACAAGCTTCAGCCAGATGCAGTAGTTACAATTGCAGATCGATTTGAAACCATTGCGACAAGTATTGCCGCTTCTTATCAAAACATCCCTTTGATTCATATTCAAGGTGGAGAAGTTACAGGAAATATTGATGAAAAGGTGCGGCATGCCAATACAAAATTAGCAGATTTGCATTTGGTTGCCTCAGAAGATGCGAAAGAACGTGTTTTAAAAATGGGAGAAAACCCAGAAATGGTTTTTAATACCGGTTGTCCATCCATTGATTTGGCAAAAGAAATAAAAGAAAACCCAAAATTAGACTTCAATCCAATTGAAAAATACGGTGGAGTTGGTGAAGTTATAGATTGGAAAAATGGATATTTAGTGGTCATGCAGCATCCAGTTACAACAGAATATACATCAGCAAGACAAGATGTTTTAAAAACTTTAGAAGCCATACATGAATTAAATATTCCAACATTTTGGTTTTGGCCTAATGTAGATGCAGGTTCTGATGGAACCTCAAACGGGATCCGATATTTTAGAGAAACAGTAAAACCAAAAAATATCCATTTCTTTAAAAATATGGAACCCAATGATTTTTTAAGATTGTTGGTAAACAGCAAATGCTTAGTCGGTAATTCTAGTGTTGGTATAAGAGAATGTTCATATTTAGGGGTTCCTGTTGTCAATATTGGAACCAGACAAAACAGACGACAAAGAGGTTCTAATGTTTTAGATACGATTTATGACAAAAATGAAATTATAAAAGCAATAGAAAATAGAATTTCATCTAAGAGTATTGTTTCGTCAACCATTTATGGCGATGGAAATTCTGGAGAAATGATTGCTGATGTGTTGGCCGAAACAAATTTGACTTTTCATAAAACAATTATGTATTAA